The proteins below are encoded in one region of Acetoanaerobium noterae:
- the dnaG gene encoding DNA primase — protein MIDDNFIEDVKARINILDIISSYVELKGNAESYKGLCPFHNEKSPSFMVNEKKQIFKCFGCGEGGDAIAFIMKKENLDFMDALKVLAEKANIPWPEDKTITLQQRQTAELREKLLQIHLIAARYYFQMLWNNVDKSLDYIKRRNLSDKTIKKFGLGYAPRSTALREYLLSKGYIEKELIESGLFVSRGTQIKDRFFGRIMFPIFDIRGRVIAFGGRVIDSSLPKYLNSSDTLIFHKKDHLYGLNIAKNNLTRDIFLVEGYMDVIAMHQYGFSSAVASLGTSLTEQQAQSIKKYCNNVYLAYDNDEAGIKATLRGIDILKNNELSAFVLDFSPWNDPDEYLSNNSTEEFETIISNSKSSLQFQIEQIQKKYSLDMEKDKVTFIKEASFVLKKHSSPVEIETEIIRLSDITGLSIKSIGSEVYGKYFSPKQFETQGMKKSSKFTEKNDIKIHKDEEAWLITEFSFLSYLVNHISEYDVIKNMLSKDDFSNEESREIFDMLSDKNLSDVVKEKFKGKNIKYEVISSEQIYNLMLIIKKNSLKMKINHLLQEQKKLDSSNEKDQRRLIEIGMSVMEFTKELDNL, from the coding sequence ATGATAGACGATAATTTTATTGAAGATGTAAAAGCAAGGATAAATATTTTAGATATTATTTCCTCCTATGTTGAACTTAAAGGTAATGCAGAAAGCTATAAAGGTCTATGTCCGTTTCACAACGAAAAGTCGCCATCTTTTATGGTAAATGAAAAAAAACAGATATTTAAATGTTTCGGTTGTGGGGAAGGTGGAGATGCAATAGCTTTTATTATGAAAAAGGAAAATTTAGACTTTATGGATGCACTGAAGGTATTAGCTGAAAAAGCCAATATACCTTGGCCAGAAGACAAAACCATTACTTTGCAGCAAAGGCAGACTGCAGAGCTAAGGGAAAAATTACTTCAGATACATTTGATTGCAGCTAGATATTACTTTCAGATGCTTTGGAATAATGTTGATAAATCTTTAGACTACATAAAACGCAGGAATTTAAGCGATAAAACCATAAAAAAATTTGGTTTAGGATATGCGCCTAGAAGCACAGCTTTACGGGAGTATCTATTATCTAAAGGCTACATCGAAAAGGAACTTATAGAAAGTGGGCTATTTGTCTCTAGAGGAACGCAGATAAAGGACCGTTTTTTTGGACGAATTATGTTTCCGATTTTCGACATAAGAGGAAGAGTGATTGCTTTTGGAGGAAGGGTAATTGATTCTAGCTTACCTAAATATCTAAACTCGTCTGATACACTTATTTTTCATAAAAAAGATCATTTGTATGGCTTAAATATAGCAAAAAATAATTTGACTAGAGATATTTTTCTAGTAGAGGGCTATATGGATGTAATAGCCATGCATCAATATGGATTTTCTTCAGCGGTTGCATCCTTGGGTACTTCACTTACTGAGCAGCAGGCTCAAAGTATAAAGAAATATTGTAATAATGTATATCTAGCCTATGACAATGATGAAGCTGGAATAAAAGCTACTCTTCGGGGGATAGACATACTAAAAAACAATGAACTTAGTGCATTTGTTTTAGATTTTTCTCCTTGGAATGACCCAGATGAATATCTGAGCAATAATTCCACTGAAGAATTTGAAACAATTATTAGCAATTCAAAATCAAGCCTACAGTTTCAAATTGAACAGATACAAAAAAAGTATAGTTTGGATATGGAAAAGGATAAAGTCACTTTCATAAAAGAAGCATCATTTGTTTTGAAAAAGCATAGTAGTCCTGTGGAAATTGAAACTGAAATCATAAGACTATCAGATATTACTGGACTATCTATTAAATCTATTGGAAGTGAGGTGTATGGAAAATATTTCAGTCCAAAACAGTTTGAAACTCAGGGGATGAAAAAATCAAGTAAGTTTACTGAAAAAAATGATATAAAAATACATAAAGATGAAGAAGCCTGGCTTATTACTGAGTTTTCTTTTTTAAGTTATTTAGTCAATCATATTTCAGAATATGATGTAATAAAAAATATGCTTTCAAAAGATGATTTTTCAAATGAAGAAAGCAGAGAAATTTTTGATATGCTATCAGATAAAAATTTATCTGATGTAGTCAAAGAGAAATTTAAGGGTAAAAATATAAAGTATGAAGTTATATCTTCTGAACAAATTTATAATTTGATGCTTATAATTAAAAAAAATTCATTAAAAATGAAGATAAATCATTTGCTACAGGAACAAAAAAAATTGGATTCTAGCAATGAGAAAGACCAGCGCAGATTAATAGAAATAGGTATGAGTGTAATGGAATTTACTAAGGAATTAGATAATCTATAG